The following are encoded in a window of Brevibacillus ruminantium genomic DNA:
- a CDS encoding CDP-alcohol phosphatidyltransferase family protein has translation MNLPNALTVFRIVLIPLYLYVFFQPFPYHVEIALGILIVAGLTDIADGYIARKHKLVTTFGTMMDPLADKLMMMAVIASLFLTERISVWATLFFFARDAGMIAVSAVFHLRGKKTVPANAFGKITTVLFYIAFPMVMFRYQYGEMILWSVILFSFVTTAIYLVKFRLMNRVY, from the coding sequence GTGAATCTGCCAAATGCGCTTACCGTTTTTCGCATCGTTCTCATCCCTTTGTATTTGTACGTGTTTTTTCAGCCGTTTCCGTACCACGTTGAGATTGCCCTCGGCATCCTGATCGTGGCGGGTCTGACTGATATTGCAGACGGATACATCGCTCGAAAGCACAAGCTTGTGACAACGTTTGGCACCATGATGGATCCGCTTGCTGACAAGCTGATGATGATGGCAGTCATTGCCTCATTATTTTTGACAGAGCGTATAAGTGTTTGGGCCACTCTCTTTTTCTTTGCCCGGGACGCTGGAATGATTGCCGTATCGGCAGTTTTTCATCTCCGCGGGAAAAAGACGGTGCCGGCAAATGCTTTTGGGAAAATAACGACGGTCTTGTTTTACATCGCGTTTCCGATGGTGATGTTCAGATACCAGTATGGCGAGATGATTTTATGGAGCGTCATCCTGTTCTCTTTCGTGACCACGGCTATTTACCTGGTTAAGTTTCGTCTGATGAATCGCGTGTACTGA
- a CDS encoding flagellar hook-basal body protein — protein MQSLNISTAALRSVQQALDNTANNLANVDTVGFKRRSASFSELLTDSMNEQASVDSQQRNSPAGLRIGSGVRLGLTKLDVTTGSMKVTDVPTDLMIEGDGYFLVSHLFRNADGELDDEYRLTRSGDFELSELADLPGFALVTPSGEYLVDENGNRITFENAGELTITPEGVVMMDGNEVAQLRLYKVDNPDQLQQIGNNQLLAPTLDDQKAPDFMPFAEGRIRQGALETSNVNVQEEMSQLLAIQRAYQLNSRAIGITDQMMGIANSLRSR, from the coding sequence ATGCAATCGCTAAACATCTCCACGGCAGCTCTGCGCAGCGTTCAGCAGGCGCTGGATAATACTGCCAATAACCTGGCAAACGTCGATACCGTTGGATTCAAACGGCGTTCGGCCTCGTTTTCCGAATTGCTTACGGATTCCATGAACGAGCAGGCCTCCGTAGACAGCCAGCAGCGCAATTCGCCAGCGGGCCTGCGGATTGGCAGCGGCGTGAGACTGGGCTTGACCAAGCTGGACGTAACCACAGGAAGCATGAAGGTAACCGATGTTCCTACAGATCTGATGATCGAAGGGGATGGTTATTTTCTGGTCTCGCATCTGTTTCGTAACGCAGATGGAGAGTTGGACGACGAGTACCGTCTGACCAGAAGCGGAGATTTCGAGCTGAGCGAGCTGGCTGATCTGCCGGGCTTTGCATTGGTGACGCCATCGGGAGAATACCTGGTTGATGAAAACGGCAATCGCATCACATTTGAAAATGCCGGAGAGCTGACGATTACCCCGGAAGGTGTCGTCATGATGGATGGCAACGAAGTCGCACAGCTGCGTCTGTATAAAGTGGACAACCCTGACCAGCTGCAGCAGATCGGCAATAATCAGCTCCTGGCCCCAACGCTGGATGACCAGAAAGCTCCCGATTTCATGCCATTTGCAGAAGGACGGATTCGTCAAGGCGCTTTGGAAACATCAAATGTGAATGTTCAGGAAGAAATGTCCCAGCTGCTTGCTATTCAACGGGCTTATCAACTCAATTCCCGCGCGATAGGCATCACGGATCAAATGATGGGAATTGCGAATTCGCTGAGATCGAGGTAA
- a CDS encoding YigZ family protein, whose protein sequence is MLQQYKTIAGYGEDEIVIERSRFIGYAQRVTTEEEATAFIAMIKKKHWDATHNCSAFVIGENDQIQRSSDDGEPSGTAGKPILECIKKNGVKDTAVVVTRYFGGIKLGAGGLVRAYTAGTVIALKAAGIVVHTLHQKISISVDYTWWGKVENELRIGQQRVVGTDYTDRVTVHVLIPDGEQDTFVDHMTDQTNGQAEITLGEKEYVEVPVEAVGSEDV, encoded by the coding sequence ATGCTTCAACAGTACAAAACCATTGCCGGCTACGGAGAAGATGAGATTGTCATCGAGCGCTCCCGGTTTATCGGATATGCCCAGCGTGTCACGACAGAAGAGGAAGCGACCGCTTTTATCGCGATGATCAAAAAGAAGCATTGGGATGCCACCCATAACTGCTCCGCCTTTGTCATCGGCGAAAATGACCAGATTCAGCGCTCCAGTGATGATGGAGAGCCGAGTGGAACGGCAGGCAAGCCTATCCTGGAATGCATCAAGAAAAATGGCGTCAAGGACACAGCGGTTGTCGTCACGCGGTATTTCGGCGGCATCAAGCTGGGTGCCGGCGGTCTTGTCCGCGCGTATACAGCCGGTACCGTCATCGCGCTCAAAGCGGCCGGTATCGTCGTCCATACGCTTCACCAAAAAATCTCGATCAGTGTGGACTACACCTGGTGGGGCAAGGTGGAAAATGAGCTGCGGATCGGTCAGCAGCGCGTTGTCGGGACTGACTATACGGATAGGGTAACCGTGCATGTCCTGATCCCCGATGGCGAGCAGGACACTTTTGTCGATCACATGACAGATCAGACCAACGGCCAGGCGGAGATCACCCTGGGTGAGAAGGAGTACGTGGAAGTACCCGTAGAAGCTGTAGGCAGTGAAGACGTATAA
- a CDS encoding DNA-directed RNA polymerase subunit beta: MDQGKGKRSPRDVQGAEQRERKPVGRAWQFRLAKLLIIPFLLFFSLIIGLVIGYSVVGHKPASEVFDIHTYKHMYDLMFSGT; the protein is encoded by the coding sequence ATGGATCAAGGAAAGGGGAAACGCTCCCCGCGTGACGTTCAGGGAGCAGAGCAGAGAGAAAGGAAGCCAGTTGGCAGGGCTTGGCAGTTCAGGCTGGCCAAGCTGTTGATCATCCCGTTTCTGCTGTTTTTCTCGCTGATCATCGGCCTTGTCATCGGCTACAGTGTAGTCGGGCACAAGCCGGCGTCTGAAGTCTTTGATATCCATACATATAAGCATATGTATGATTTGATGTTCTCTGGTACCTAG
- a CDS encoding S-layer homology domain-containing protein: MQKVWRIRQTLITLMAVILVLAGVLPGTVHQAYAVGGNGISLDGFSTGSSGNDPYVHYDDRITISGTFVGVDGANLRISIRNNGVTEDLTTTKPIIESDISKFVFTNVSLKPGMNEMNFYELRSSGNRSLFTFYVVYNTTPAFSNLKINEVAFSNDPDVPTVAYVKRNTALTGKATNADTIRVNNKTTGETFTSEVNRSGSFALDLNLPIGLNVLEIQGLSNNKEVSLIEREVLFTNEYTTPGSNDIFYNVKLASTKLLNPAQATIVEANFETGAFAINGEMLIHRSSDLVPFAVKAVPGNSSDTTTNSAAGTVEILDKDGNQVSTTSVSRPTDASKIRVIGQNGEFEQWAFASSFPQSSAYVNGETYTIKLTYPYVENKYVDGAWQSTEGTVSVKYHVYPFKYMKTGLPQFVSATLSSEGNQKVLEGGTYSVRSTPFTIDIATKNIAAASPFNQFTVTYGSPESLAAGDYSISRLEDASGNPTNVYRIKITKPPARQTKVTVKYADANGNETLSFNITPDVVPHLQMSYVSSSNKTIYLENQLELTDLDSPPTLKGSVKNYASLNSNNIKVELDGKPVPFDIDSNKSDFIIKKDDLANALNKNKESGIRVLEIKLTDYPNVKFKYNIKFTNKDIPKIEDIKLQVEQNRRDVDLKKKSTDTAYSTNSLYLSNFSFKVNSKTADEITVRKDGKVIAVFKYESSKWKFVDNDPEYLDALRDAQGSGASSNNKLKKLFERTNFNKSENSSSDKIEAAMDSDDYQDLLDELNGLSSEDLNKRLPLFPLMLNKGGSTTFEIAAAKGELITREKITIMQTTNAWVVLDPVKPEDAKYVTVNANSVPIKIFAENANKVTFGKIEAVASQTDTPKFEFSEKHGRPIPTNGYYVFEATVPLKAGLNTIKYTVEVGSNKYNDEIQIFNAASTVTGAEYRDTLGKKTSFSVFGKDLELKFPAGTVLLNPPDPREGNEVHDPKRDIHSNVMLYFGIADRTTGAIQPGDGNSTMRSIIAAPPNFNFASPLYYIDAGDVEAVGGRDPYFNDRVTVDGREVDMEPWWQRYKDNLVPSKQGTLTIKYNDSIVDAANTTLAIFYHDGSNKGWVNIGGVVATGKKTVTVPFKGFGYYMVMKIRNSFPDVVRHDFARDAIETLYSKGIMNSYSNSTFGTEMKITRGEFATMIVKALDLPIDAGPYSDNSNRVPSEPTFTDVDRNDPYLHWDWNYEYIETAARAGIIRGKDAKRFFPDDYLSRQEAAIIIARALNLKLGSTDAAQQALGKSFTDAHLTGYYAAPSVLAVTKAKIMNGEPNDPTAKKPTYRFNPTGELTRAEMAVITVRIMTQLKKLPK, from the coding sequence GTGCAGAAAGTATGGAGGATCAGGCAGACCCTGATTACATTGATGGCAGTCATCCTGGTACTGGCGGGAGTCCTGCCCGGTACCGTACATCAAGCGTATGCAGTTGGAGGTAATGGTATCAGCCTCGATGGTTTTTCTACCGGTTCCAGCGGCAACGATCCCTATGTTCACTACGACGATCGAATTACAATCAGCGGGACATTCGTTGGAGTAGATGGAGCAAATCTTCGCATCAGCATTCGAAACAACGGAGTTACGGAAGATTTGACCACGACGAAACCGATTATCGAATCGGATATTTCCAAATTTGTGTTTACCAATGTTTCCCTGAAACCAGGGATGAACGAGATGAATTTCTATGAGTTGAGAAGTTCGGGTAACCGCAGTTTGTTTACATTCTATGTGGTCTATAACACGACCCCGGCATTTAGTAACCTGAAGATTAATGAGGTTGCCTTTTCCAATGATCCGGACGTGCCTACAGTTGCCTACGTCAAGCGAAATACAGCCCTGACGGGAAAAGCAACCAATGCGGACACGATTCGGGTGAACAATAAAACGACAGGCGAGACCTTTACGTCCGAGGTAAACAGAAGCGGGTCATTCGCTCTGGATTTGAATCTTCCCATCGGTTTGAATGTATTGGAGATTCAGGGATTGTCGAACAATAAAGAAGTAAGCCTGATCGAGCGGGAAGTGTTGTTTACAAACGAATACACGACCCCGGGAAGCAACGATATTTTTTACAACGTAAAGCTCGCTTCCACCAAACTGCTCAATCCGGCACAGGCAACTATTGTCGAAGCCAATTTTGAAACCGGAGCATTTGCAATTAACGGCGAAATGCTGATCCACCGTTCGAGCGATCTGGTGCCGTTTGCCGTGAAGGCAGTTCCGGGCAACTCATCGGATACAACTACGAACAGTGCTGCAGGTACCGTTGAAATTTTGGACAAAGACGGTAATCAAGTATCTACGACATCGGTGTCACGTCCAACAGACGCGAGCAAGATACGCGTTATTGGACAAAACGGAGAATTTGAACAATGGGCATTTGCCAGCAGTTTTCCGCAGAGTTCAGCGTATGTGAATGGCGAGACCTATACCATTAAGCTCACGTACCCTTACGTAGAAAACAAATATGTAGACGGCGCATGGCAGTCTACGGAAGGTACTGTGAGTGTCAAATACCATGTGTATCCATTCAAGTACATGAAAACGGGTCTCCCTCAATTTGTGTCAGCCACGCTGTCCTCAGAGGGAAATCAGAAAGTGCTTGAAGGAGGAACGTACAGTGTACGCTCTACTCCTTTCACGATTGACATTGCAACGAAAAATATTGCAGCCGCATCACCCTTTAATCAATTCACGGTGACCTACGGCAGTCCGGAGTCGCTCGCAGCAGGGGATTATTCGATCTCCAGGCTGGAAGACGCGAGTGGCAACCCGACTAACGTCTATCGTATCAAGATAACCAAGCCGCCAGCACGTCAGACGAAAGTGACAGTAAAGTATGCAGATGCGAACGGAAATGAAACCCTTTCTTTCAATATCACTCCGGACGTAGTGCCGCATCTGCAGATGAGCTATGTTTCGTCGTCTAACAAGACTATTTACCTGGAAAATCAGTTAGAGCTGACTGATTTGGATAGCCCGCCTACTTTGAAAGGGTCGGTCAAAAACTACGCAAGTCTGAACAGCAACAATATCAAGGTTGAGCTGGATGGTAAACCGGTTCCTTTCGATATCGACAGCAATAAGAGCGATTTCATAATTAAAAAAGACGATCTGGCAAATGCATTGAACAAAAATAAAGAATCGGGTATCCGTGTTTTAGAAATCAAGCTGACGGATTATCCAAACGTAAAGTTCAAGTACAATATCAAATTCACAAACAAGGATATTCCGAAGATCGAAGACATCAAACTGCAGGTTGAACAGAACCGTCGCGACGTCGATCTGAAGAAAAAATCCACAGATACGGCGTATTCCACAAACTCGCTGTACCTGAGCAATTTCTCGTTCAAAGTAAACAGCAAGACAGCAGATGAGATTACAGTCCGCAAAGACGGGAAAGTAATTGCAGTCTTCAAGTATGAGAGTTCAAAATGGAAGTTTGTGGACAATGATCCTGAGTACTTGGACGCTTTGCGTGATGCCCAAGGTTCAGGAGCAAGCTCCAATAACAAGCTGAAAAAATTGTTTGAAAGAACGAACTTCAATAAATCCGAGAATTCTTCCAGTGACAAGATTGAAGCGGCCATGGACAGCGACGATTATCAAGATCTGCTGGATGAATTGAACGGTCTCAGCTCGGAAGATTTGAACAAACGTCTGCCCTTGTTCCCGCTGATGCTCAACAAAGGCGGCAGCACTACCTTTGAAATCGCTGCAGCAAAAGGCGAGCTGATCACTCGTGAAAAAATCACCATCATGCAAACCACAAATGCATGGGTTGTACTGGACCCGGTAAAACCAGAGGACGCGAAGTACGTCACCGTAAATGCAAATAGTGTACCGATCAAGATTTTTGCCGAGAACGCAAATAAAGTCACTTTTGGCAAGATCGAAGCGGTGGCAAGTCAGACCGACACGCCAAAATTTGAATTCAGTGAAAAACACGGTCGCCCTATTCCTACGAACGGGTACTACGTATTTGAGGCAACGGTTCCTTTGAAGGCAGGTCTCAACACCATAAAGTACACGGTTGAGGTAGGAAGCAACAAATACAACGACGAGATTCAGATCTTCAATGCTGCATCCACGGTAACCGGTGCAGAATACAGAGACACGCTCGGGAAAAAGACTTCCTTTAGTGTGTTTGGTAAAGATCTGGAGTTGAAGTTCCCAGCCGGTACTGTTTTGCTAAATCCTCCTGATCCGCGTGAGGGCAACGAGGTGCATGATCCGAAACGCGACATTCATTCGAATGTGATGCTCTACTTCGGTATTGCGGACAGAACGACCGGAGCGATTCAGCCGGGAGACGGGAACAGCACGATGAGGAGCATCATTGCTGCACCGCCGAATTTCAACTTCGCGAGCCCCTTGTACTATATTGATGCGGGCGATGTGGAAGCAGTAGGCGGACGCGATCCTTATTTTAATGACAGAGTGACTGTAGACGGCCGAGAAGTAGACATGGAGCCGTGGTGGCAGCGATATAAGGATAATTTGGTGCCGAGCAAGCAGGGTACGCTCACGATCAAGTACAATGATTCGATTGTCGATGCGGCCAATACAACCCTGGCGATCTTTTATCACGATGGCAGCAACAAAGGCTGGGTAAACATTGGCGGTGTCGTCGCTACCGGTAAAAAGACGGTGACTGTACCATTTAAAGGCTTTGGATATTACATGGTCATGAAGATCCGAAACAGCTTCCCGGATGTAGTCAGACATGATTTTGCCCGCGACGCAATTGAAACACTGTACTCCAAAGGTATTATGAACAGCTACAGCAATTCGACCTTTGGAACAGAAATGAAAATCACGCGCGGTGAATTTGCAACCATGATCGTGAAAGCTCTGGATCTTCCTATTGATGCAGGACCGTATTCAGATAACAGCAACCGAGTCCCATCAGAGCCAACCTTTACGGATGTGGATCGCAATGATCCGTACCTGCATTGGGACTGGAACTATGAGTATATTGAAACGGCTGCGCGTGCAGGCATCATTCGAGGAAAAGATGCGAAGCGCTTCTTCCCGGATGATTACCTGTCGCGTCAAGAGGCAGCCATTATTATTGCGCGTGCTCTCAACCTGAAGCTGGGTTCAACGGATGCTGCACAGCAGGCACTGGGCAAATCGTTTACGGATGCTCATTTGACCGGTTACTATGCAGCCCCGTCGGTACTCGCCGTAACCAAAGCAAAAATCATGAACGGTGAGCCGAACGATCCGACGGCGAAGAAACCAACGTATCGTTTCAACCCGACTGGTGAGCTGACTCGTGCCGAAATGGCAGTGATTACCGTACGCATCATGACACAACTGAAGAAACTGCCAAAATAA
- a CDS encoding TolC family protein translates to MNFPYSPKKWLALTMATVVAASIGVGAVATANATDTPQAAAQNQDSKADGQTAKDANKDTEKADTADKGAADAKDTADASKDSTDAAKESTEAAKDSNASASTDSSATSNTGATNANTNNSSNATTASDSINLEKAVEQAMKTNPKILNARLDAKNADLNQTLTYYSAVDINKEMMDSSIDASKQKYVGTAQAKLTSSLNALAVKVTESQIKLGVQQAYYNLLHAQADLDLKKQSLNRAQTQLKVAKAAFDVGTKAKTDILQAEMGVAGAQAALSAAENTLQISEMKFNDMLGVDVNKKWKLAQENKQVAAPSLTLTKAQDKAQEQRVEMKQKIGELELAELNVKVWEDWKLLSTFQGRIARNNVEKAKLAIEDQKRQINMEVAEDYLNLNAAKVAIDFRKKAQEAAAESYRLTNLRYENGLATTLEVIQAEEEFSDKENQYLEAIRNYNLAVVKFENSLGVQ, encoded by the coding sequence ATGAACTTTCCATATTCACCGAAAAAGTGGCTGGCTCTCACCATGGCAACTGTAGTGGCGGCATCCATCGGCGTAGGAGCCGTTGCAACTGCAAACGCAACAGATACCCCTCAAGCGGCTGCACAAAACCAGGATAGCAAAGCAGACGGGCAAACAGCCAAGGATGCAAACAAAGATACTGAAAAAGCGGATACAGCAGATAAGGGTGCTGCAGATGCGAAAGATACTGCGGATGCTTCCAAGGACAGCACGGACGCTGCTAAGGAAAGCACAGAGGCTGCCAAAGATTCGAATGCTTCTGCATCCACAGATTCCTCTGCAACGTCCAACACTGGCGCAACAAACGCCAATACTAACAACAGCTCCAACGCAACGACTGCATCCGACAGCATCAATCTGGAGAAGGCAGTAGAGCAAGCGATGAAGACTAATCCCAAGATACTGAATGCTCGCCTTGATGCCAAAAACGCGGACCTGAACCAAACCCTTACTTACTATTCCGCAGTTGACATCAACAAAGAAATGATGGACAGCTCGATAGATGCTTCCAAGCAGAAGTATGTCGGCACCGCCCAGGCAAAACTGACGAGTTCCTTGAACGCCCTGGCTGTCAAAGTGACAGAGAGCCAAATCAAGCTGGGCGTGCAGCAAGCGTACTACAACCTGCTTCATGCGCAAGCAGACCTGGATCTGAAAAAGCAAAGCCTGAACCGTGCCCAGACGCAGCTGAAGGTGGCCAAAGCAGCCTTTGACGTGGGAACCAAGGCCAAGACCGATATTCTCCAGGCTGAGATGGGTGTAGCCGGTGCGCAGGCGGCACTGTCTGCAGCAGAGAATACCCTGCAAATCAGCGAGATGAAATTTAACGATATGCTGGGCGTAGACGTCAACAAAAAGTGGAAGCTGGCACAGGAGAACAAGCAGGTTGCGGCTCCATCCCTGACGTTGACCAAGGCACAGGACAAAGCCCAGGAACAGCGCGTGGAAATGAAGCAAAAAATCGGTGAGCTGGAACTGGCGGAATTGAATGTGAAAGTCTGGGAGGATTGGAAATTGCTCTCTACCTTCCAGGGCCGGATCGCCCGCAACAACGTCGAGAAGGCGAAACTGGCGATTGAGGATCAAAAGCGCCAGATCAACATGGAGGTAGCAGAAGACTATCTCAACCTGAATGCAGCCAAAGTCGCCATCGATTTCAGGAAAAAAGCGCAGGAAGCAGCTGCGGAGAGCTATCGCCTGACCAATCTGCGTTATGAAAACGGGTTGGCAACCACGCTGGAAGTAATCCAGGCGGAGGAAGAGTTCTCCGACAAAGAAAATCAATACCTGGAGGCCATCCGCAACTACAATCTGGCGGTGGTGAAATTCGAAAACTCCCTGGGTGTCCAATAA
- a CDS encoding WecB/TagA/CpsF family glycosyltransferase, whose translation MTKEVANILGVSFATRAFDDTVTHLVDRVREGKWTHVVTANPEIVMLARKQSGFQTLLDQAYVVPDGIGIVYAAKWSGEPIRERVTGVELLEALMAEADKQQWNVYLLGASPEVISLAAEKLSQRFPGARLVGYRDGYFQRDEEQAIVQEIAEKQPHLLFVAMGAPRQDEWIAAYRDQLNATLAMGVGGSLDVIAGKVKRAPKLWQRLHLEWLYRLLSQPSRWRRQLAIPLFVWTVLKEKRGNRP comes from the coding sequence TTGACCAAAGAGGTCGCAAATATACTAGGTGTGTCGTTTGCTACACGAGCCTTTGATGACACGGTGACGCATCTTGTCGACCGTGTGCGGGAAGGAAAATGGACCCATGTCGTGACGGCCAATCCGGAAATTGTGATGCTGGCCAGAAAACAATCGGGATTCCAAACGCTTCTCGATCAAGCTTATGTCGTTCCGGACGGAATCGGGATTGTCTACGCGGCCAAATGGTCGGGTGAGCCAATTCGCGAGCGCGTCACAGGCGTTGAGCTGCTGGAAGCCTTGATGGCGGAGGCAGACAAACAACAGTGGAACGTGTATCTATTAGGTGCGTCGCCAGAAGTAATCAGCCTGGCAGCCGAAAAGCTGTCCCAGCGCTTCCCGGGTGCGCGCCTTGTCGGGTATCGAGACGGTTATTTTCAACGAGACGAAGAGCAAGCAATCGTGCAAGAAATTGCTGAAAAACAGCCCCATCTCCTGTTCGTGGCGATGGGAGCACCCAGGCAGGATGAATGGATTGCCGCGTATCGCGATCAGTTGAATGCGACGCTCGCGATGGGCGTCGGAGGCAGTCTGGACGTCATTGCCGGGAAAGTAAAGAGAGCGCCAAAGCTGTGGCAGCGCTTGCATCTGGAATGGTTGTACCGACTCCTGTCCCAGCCGTCGCGCTGGAGAAGACAGCTGGCAATTCCGCTGTTTGTCTGGACAGTCTTGAAGGAAAAAAGGGGAAACCGTCCGTGA
- a CDS encoding glycosyltransferase family 4 protein, translated as MSTLILGLLTSLIVSFIATPYVKKLAESIGAVDAPNQRKVHTRIMPRLGGLAIYLGYFVSFFLFVPFADMKEMVGIFIGGTMVMVVGMLDDKYQLSPKWKLLGQLLAAAIVVIPFGLKIGVVNLPYDGSIDFSSGWLLWLGVPITIFWIVGVTNAVNLIDGLDGLSAGVSAIATATTAIVALVMSGHGAAHYDTIAIYCFVLLGAILGFLYFNFHPARIFMGDTGSLFLGFNLAALSIMGFKEALFVSFIIPIVVLGVPLWDTFFAIVRRIVNKKPISSPDKGHLHHCLLNMGLSHRATVLTIYVISIFFGTMAIVLTKTTKWTTIIVMVLLLFATHMATEVVGLVGRRHRPLINTYRKLKIKNTEQRRSH; from the coding sequence ATGTCTACCTTAATCCTCGGATTATTGACTTCGCTGATTGTATCGTTTATAGCTACACCCTATGTAAAAAAACTGGCGGAGTCCATCGGAGCGGTTGATGCACCGAACCAGCGAAAGGTTCATACGCGCATCATGCCGCGCCTCGGTGGTCTGGCGATCTATCTTGGTTATTTTGTTTCCTTTTTCCTGTTTGTTCCGTTTGCAGACATGAAAGAAATGGTCGGCATCTTTATCGGTGGAACGATGGTGATGGTCGTAGGAATGCTGGATGACAAATACCAGCTCTCTCCCAAATGGAAACTGCTGGGACAGCTTCTGGCGGCGGCGATTGTCGTCATTCCGTTTGGCCTGAAAATCGGAGTGGTTAACCTGCCGTATGATGGCAGCATCGACTTTTCATCCGGTTGGCTCCTCTGGCTGGGTGTCCCGATCACGATCTTCTGGATCGTCGGTGTGACCAACGCTGTCAACCTGATCGACGGACTGGACGGTCTGTCTGCCGGGGTCTCCGCGATTGCGACAGCAACCACGGCAATCGTGGCGCTGGTCATGTCGGGTCATGGCGCTGCCCATTACGACACGATCGCGATCTATTGCTTCGTTCTGCTCGGCGCCATTCTCGGCTTTCTCTACTTTAACTTTCATCCGGCCCGCATCTTCATGGGGGATACTGGATCGCTGTTTCTGGGATTCAACCTGGCAGCACTCTCGATCATGGGCTTTAAAGAGGCGCTGTTCGTCTCGTTTATCATCCCCATCGTCGTACTGGGAGTGCCGCTCTGGGATACATTCTTTGCCATCGTCCGCCGGATCGTCAACAAAAAGCCGATCTCCAGTCCGGACAAAGGCCATTTGCACCACTGTCTGTTGAACATGGGACTGTCCCATCGCGCTACAGTCCTGACCATCTACGTCATCAGCATCTTCTTTGGAACGATGGCGATTGTTTTGACCAAGACGACGAAATGGACAACCATTATCGTGATGGTGCTGCTGCTGTTCGCGACACATATGGCAACCGAGGTGGTCGGCCTGGTAGGACGCCGTCACCGCCCGTTGATCAACACCTATCGGAAGTTGAAAATCAAAAATACGGAGCAGCGTCGAAGTCATTAG
- the fabZ gene encoding 3-hydroxyacyl-ACP dehydratase FabZ, which produces MELQLPLDVSAIQSIIPHRYPFLLVDKVTELESGKRAVGLKNVTVNEPFFQGHFPDYPVMPGVLIVEALAQVGAVAVLSMEENKGKLAFFAGIDEFRFKDQVKPGDTLTLEVELTRVRGSIGKGHGTAKVNDKVVAEGGLLFALSAAQKG; this is translated from the coding sequence ATGGAGTTGCAACTGCCTTTGGACGTCAGCGCTATTCAATCAATTATTCCCCATCGCTATCCGTTTTTGCTGGTGGACAAGGTTACCGAGCTGGAGTCTGGCAAGCGGGCTGTGGGATTGAAAAATGTAACGGTGAACGAGCCGTTTTTCCAGGGCCATTTTCCTGATTACCCGGTCATGCCGGGGGTGCTTATCGTAGAAGCGCTCGCCCAGGTCGGAGCGGTAGCCGTTCTCAGCATGGAGGAAAACAAAGGGAAGCTGGCTTTTTTCGCAGGAATCGACGAATTCCGCTTCAAGGATCAGGTGAAACCGGGCGATACGCTCACCCTGGAGGTCGAATTGACGCGTGTCCGCGGCTCGATCGGCAAGGGACATGGGACGGCCAAGGTAAATGACAAGGTGGTAGCAGAAGGCGGACTTCTGTTTGCGCTGTCGGCCGCGCAGAAGGGCTGA